The proteins below come from a single Takifugu rubripes chromosome 10, fTakRub1.2, whole genome shotgun sequence genomic window:
- the LOC101066125 gene encoding enhancer of polycomb homolog 1-like isoform X1: MSKLSFRARALDASKPLPVFRCEDLPDLHEYASINRAVPQMPTGMEKEEESEHHLQRAISAQQVYGEKRENMVIPVPEAESNITYYESLYPGEFKMPKQLIHIQPFSLDTELPDYDLNSEDETFVNKLKKKMEITALQFEEMIDRLEKGSGKQLVSLQEAKLLLKEDDELIKEVFDYWSRKRKIFKSSLLIPVVKQEKRDGSSTSDPYVAFRRRTEKMQTRKNRKNDEVSYEKMLKLRRDLSRAVTILEMIKRREKSKRELLHLTLEIVEKRNAMPDYGSEVIAEALAQRALVKPVYTFPIIPLSNSNQYRHQDHLDFKDYKKPEKTEAIRTKRKYEKKPKIPPLSAPQHSGPSIFSLKDLNQYDFPSSDEEPLSQIHSGSSETEEENDPDGCYAFRRKAGCQYYASRQDQNGNWPWMAPSDGGLGDVRFRYCLTSLNVPRRCIGLARRRVGRGGRILLDRAHADVHSICQGLNSDPAPAPLSSPTPSAVLHGPNTSTSETNTSDPTTCSNHSPLSPRSPPSKPPLDFSQILLNIKSCRWRHFRPRTLSHHPFGEGGLSLRGFRDFSRTVSGLHQTSSGGTNTSTRTGPAPTPVHVLTAEQYQQHQEQLVLMQKQLEQSQFQANNPTTTIKTTIPTTTNNTPTTTQALVSKTLDQASAQFAASALVTTDQLLAFKSKEDLVVTSGLNGVLTGAGAYKGHHLPTTTNLHQVNQTTHTTTSAVPAFLQPSPNSTSPSPATVVPSSLSSTPSAHSAAALGILGCGTTNNSTSSSTQVLIGNNICLSVPTATSLAGRHIPRTLGNVPSSALKLSATANLQMPKVSGASSVDLGSRDNRDEDKPALNSIADNTVAMEVT, encoded by the exons ATGAGTAAATTGTCGTTTCGGGCGCGGGCGCTGGATGCTAGTAAGCCTCTGCCCGTCTTCCGCTGCGAGGATTTGCCTGACCTGCATGAATATGCCTCGATCAACCGAGCAGTGCCACAGATGCCGACTgggatggagaaagaggaggaatcG GAGCACCATCTCCAGCGGGCCATCTCGGCACAGCAGGTATATGGCGAGAAGAGGGAAAACATGGTTATTCCTGTCCCTGAAGCGGAGAGCAACATCACGTACTACGAGTCGCTCTACCCCGGGGAGTTCAAGATGCCAAAGCAGCTTATTCACATACAGC CTTTCAGTCTGGATACAGAACTGCCAGACTACGACTTGAATTCAGAGGACGAGACGTTTGTGAAtaagctgaagaagaaaatggaaatcaCAGCACTGCAGTTTGAAGAAATGATAGACCGGCTGGAGAAAGGCAGCGGAAAACAG CTCGTTAGTCTCCAGGAGGCCAAGCTGCTCCTGAAGGAGGATGATGAGCTGATCAAGGAAGTATTTGATTACTGGAGCCGCAAAAGGAAAATCTTCAAAAGTAGCCTCCTCATCCCAGttgtcaaacaggaaaaaagggaTGGCTCAAGCACCAGCGACCCCTATGTGGCCTTCCGTCGACGGACAGAGAAGATGCAGACGAGGAAG AATCGAAAGAATGACGAGGTGTCATATGAGAAGATGCTGAAGCTACGCAGAGACCTTAGCCGAGCTGTcaccatcctggagatgatcaagaggagggagaagagcaaGCGGGAGCTGCTCCATCTCACACTAGAGATCGTAGAGAAGAG GAATGCAATGCCAGACTACGGCAGTGAGGTGATCGCAGAAGCACTCGCACAGCGAGCGCTGGTGAAACCCGTCTACACCTTCCCCATCATTCCCCTGTCCAACAGCAACCAGTACAGACACCAGGACCATTTGGATTTTAAGGACTACAAAAAA CCAGAGAAGACGGAAGCAATACGAACAAAACggaaatatgaaaagaaacCCAAAATTCCCCCACTGTCAGCACCTCAGCACTCAGGTCCCTCTATTTTCAGTCTCAAGGACCTCAATCAGTATGACTTTCCAAGCTCGGATGAAGAGCCTCTCTCCCAG ATTCATTCAGGTTCttcagagacagaggaggagaatgacCCAGATGGCTGCTATGCTTTCAGGAGAAAGGCTGGCTGTCAGTACTACGCT TCACGCCAAGACCAGAATGGCAACTGGCCATGGATGGCGCCGTCAGACGGCGGACTCGGTGACGTGCGATTCCGGTACTGCCTGACATCCCTGAATGTACCACGACGTTGCATAGGCTTGGCACGGCGCCGCGTGGGCAGAGGGGGCAG gATCTTGCTGGACAGAGCACACGCAGACGTGCACAGCATCTGTCAGGGCCTAAACTCTGACCCGGCGCCTGCACCACTATCCTCGCCAACGCCAAGCGCTGTGCTCCATGGCCCCAACACCAGTACCTCAGAAACCAATACCTCGGACCCAACCACGTGTTCAAACCATTCGCCCTTATCGCCCCGGTCACCACCTTCAAAGCCACCTTTGGACTTCAGCCAGATTCTTTTGAACATTAAATCTTGCCGCTGGAGGCACTTCAGACCACGAACGCTATCGCATCACCCGTTTGGTGAAGGTGGCTTGTCTCTCAGAGGATTTAGGGATTTTAGCCGAACCGTGTCAGGACTACACCAGACCTCGTCTGGAGGCACAAACACGTCGACTCGCACTGGCCCAGCCCCCACCCCTGTCCACG TGCTCACCGCGGAGCAgtaccagcagcaccaggagcagTTGGTCCTCatgcagaaacagctggagcagAGTCAGTTCCAAGCCAACAATCCCACAACAACCATCAAGACCACCATCCcaaccaccaccaacaacacccccaccaccacacag GCGCTTGTGTCCAAGACGTTGGACCAGGCCAGCGCACAGTTTGCTGCTTCAGCCCTCGTCACCACAGACCAGTTGCTGGCCTTCAAGTCCAAAGAGGACCTGGTGGTAACCAGTGGACTGAACGGGGTCCTGACAGGTGCCG GTGCTTATAAAGGCCATCACCtgcccaccaccaccaaccttCACCAGGTCAATCAGACgacacacaccaccacctctGCGGTCCCGGCCTTCCTCCAGCCTTCCCCCAACTCCACCTCCCCTTCGCCTGCAACTGTCGTGCCCTCTTCGCTCTCCTCCACACCCAGCGCTCACTCGGCAGCGGCGCTGGGAATCCTGGGATGTGGCACCACCAACAACTCCACTTCCTCCAGCACTCAGGTCCTCATTGGAAACAACATCTGCCTGAGCGTGCCCACGGCCACCAGCCTGGCCGGACGCCACATCCCTCGCACCCTCGGCAACGTGCCATCCTCTGCCTTAAAGCTGTCCGCTACCGCCAACCTCCAGATGCCCAAAGTCTCCGGAGCCTCAAGTGTGGACCTGGGTTCCAG AGATAACCGTGACGAAGACAAGCCAGCGCTCAACAGTATAGCAGACAACACAGTGGCCATGGAGGTGACGTAG
- the LOC101066125 gene encoding enhancer of polycomb homolog 1-like isoform X2: MVIPVPEAESNITYYESLYPGEFKMPKQLIHIQPFSLDTELPDYDLNSEDETFVNKLKKKMEITALQFEEMIDRLEKGSGKQLVSLQEAKLLLKEDDELIKEVFDYWSRKRKIFKSSLLIPVVKQEKRDGSSTSDPYVAFRRRTEKMQTRKNRKNDEVSYEKMLKLRRDLSRAVTILEMIKRREKSKRELLHLTLEIVEKRNAMPDYGSEVIAEALAQRALVKPVYTFPIIPLSNSNQYRHQDHLDFKDYKKPEKTEAIRTKRKYEKKPKIPPLSAPQHSGPSIFSLKDLNQYDFPSSDEEPLSQIHSGSSETEEENDPDGCYAFRRKAGCQYYASRQDQNGNWPWMAPSDGGLGDVRFRYCLTSLNVPRRCIGLARRRVGRGGRILLDRAHADVHSICQGLNSDPAPAPLSSPTPSAVLHGPNTSTSETNTSDPTTCSNHSPLSPRSPPSKPPLDFSQILLNIKSCRWRHFRPRTLSHHPFGEGGLSLRGFRDFSRTVSGLHQTSSGGTNTSTRTGPAPTPVHVLTAEQYQQHQEQLVLMQKQLEQSQFQANNPTTTIKTTIPTTTNNTPTTTQALVSKTLDQASAQFAASALVTTDQLLAFKSKEDLVVTSGLNGVLTGAGAYKGHHLPTTTNLHQVNQTTHTTTSAVPAFLQPSPNSTSPSPATVVPSSLSSTPSAHSAAALGILGCGTTNNSTSSSTQVLIGNNICLSVPTATSLAGRHIPRTLGNVPSSALKLSATANLQMPKVSGASSVDLGSRDNRDEDKPALNSIADNTVAMEVT, translated from the exons ATGGTTATTCCTGTCCCTGAAGCGGAGAGCAACATCACGTACTACGAGTCGCTCTACCCCGGGGAGTTCAAGATGCCAAAGCAGCTTATTCACATACAGC CTTTCAGTCTGGATACAGAACTGCCAGACTACGACTTGAATTCAGAGGACGAGACGTTTGTGAAtaagctgaagaagaaaatggaaatcaCAGCACTGCAGTTTGAAGAAATGATAGACCGGCTGGAGAAAGGCAGCGGAAAACAG CTCGTTAGTCTCCAGGAGGCCAAGCTGCTCCTGAAGGAGGATGATGAGCTGATCAAGGAAGTATTTGATTACTGGAGCCGCAAAAGGAAAATCTTCAAAAGTAGCCTCCTCATCCCAGttgtcaaacaggaaaaaagggaTGGCTCAAGCACCAGCGACCCCTATGTGGCCTTCCGTCGACGGACAGAGAAGATGCAGACGAGGAAG AATCGAAAGAATGACGAGGTGTCATATGAGAAGATGCTGAAGCTACGCAGAGACCTTAGCCGAGCTGTcaccatcctggagatgatcaagaggagggagaagagcaaGCGGGAGCTGCTCCATCTCACACTAGAGATCGTAGAGAAGAG GAATGCAATGCCAGACTACGGCAGTGAGGTGATCGCAGAAGCACTCGCACAGCGAGCGCTGGTGAAACCCGTCTACACCTTCCCCATCATTCCCCTGTCCAACAGCAACCAGTACAGACACCAGGACCATTTGGATTTTAAGGACTACAAAAAA CCAGAGAAGACGGAAGCAATACGAACAAAACggaaatatgaaaagaaacCCAAAATTCCCCCACTGTCAGCACCTCAGCACTCAGGTCCCTCTATTTTCAGTCTCAAGGACCTCAATCAGTATGACTTTCCAAGCTCGGATGAAGAGCCTCTCTCCCAG ATTCATTCAGGTTCttcagagacagaggaggagaatgacCCAGATGGCTGCTATGCTTTCAGGAGAAAGGCTGGCTGTCAGTACTACGCT TCACGCCAAGACCAGAATGGCAACTGGCCATGGATGGCGCCGTCAGACGGCGGACTCGGTGACGTGCGATTCCGGTACTGCCTGACATCCCTGAATGTACCACGACGTTGCATAGGCTTGGCACGGCGCCGCGTGGGCAGAGGGGGCAG gATCTTGCTGGACAGAGCACACGCAGACGTGCACAGCATCTGTCAGGGCCTAAACTCTGACCCGGCGCCTGCACCACTATCCTCGCCAACGCCAAGCGCTGTGCTCCATGGCCCCAACACCAGTACCTCAGAAACCAATACCTCGGACCCAACCACGTGTTCAAACCATTCGCCCTTATCGCCCCGGTCACCACCTTCAAAGCCACCTTTGGACTTCAGCCAGATTCTTTTGAACATTAAATCTTGCCGCTGGAGGCACTTCAGACCACGAACGCTATCGCATCACCCGTTTGGTGAAGGTGGCTTGTCTCTCAGAGGATTTAGGGATTTTAGCCGAACCGTGTCAGGACTACACCAGACCTCGTCTGGAGGCACAAACACGTCGACTCGCACTGGCCCAGCCCCCACCCCTGTCCACG TGCTCACCGCGGAGCAgtaccagcagcaccaggagcagTTGGTCCTCatgcagaaacagctggagcagAGTCAGTTCCAAGCCAACAATCCCACAACAACCATCAAGACCACCATCCcaaccaccaccaacaacacccccaccaccacacag GCGCTTGTGTCCAAGACGTTGGACCAGGCCAGCGCACAGTTTGCTGCTTCAGCCCTCGTCACCACAGACCAGTTGCTGGCCTTCAAGTCCAAAGAGGACCTGGTGGTAACCAGTGGACTGAACGGGGTCCTGACAGGTGCCG GTGCTTATAAAGGCCATCACCtgcccaccaccaccaaccttCACCAGGTCAATCAGACgacacacaccaccacctctGCGGTCCCGGCCTTCCTCCAGCCTTCCCCCAACTCCACCTCCCCTTCGCCTGCAACTGTCGTGCCCTCTTCGCTCTCCTCCACACCCAGCGCTCACTCGGCAGCGGCGCTGGGAATCCTGGGATGTGGCACCACCAACAACTCCACTTCCTCCAGCACTCAGGTCCTCATTGGAAACAACATCTGCCTGAGCGTGCCCACGGCCACCAGCCTGGCCGGACGCCACATCCCTCGCACCCTCGGCAACGTGCCATCCTCTGCCTTAAAGCTGTCCGCTACCGCCAACCTCCAGATGCCCAAAGTCTCCGGAGCCTCAAGTGTGGACCTGGGTTCCAG AGATAACCGTGACGAAGACAAGCCAGCGCTCAACAGTATAGCAGACAACACAGTGGCCATGGAGGTGACGTAG